In the Methanocalculus natronophilus genome, GTCGGCGATCCAATCTGGAATCTCGAGATATAAGGATACAATTAATAACTACCAATAGAAAGGAATCTACATGGGATTTCTTGAATCCATCATTGGCGGAAAGGGTGCCACCCCCAAGGAGGAGGAGTATATGGACCTCGATCTGGCTGCGTATGAGACAGCAGCAACAGGCGAGGAGCCTGCCCTGATGTATGTCAGGATTGCAACAATCAGTGATCTCAAGGATACACCCCGGATCAAGGACGAGGTGTACAACAACAACATTGTAATCATTGACATTCAGAAACTCAAGCTCGACAAAATCACCTTTGAGCGGGTGATGAAAGACCTAAAGGATGTCGCACGCGATGTGAACGGCGACATCATCGGGATCGGCGACCAGCGGTATGTCGTTGTCACCCCGACATCAGTGAAGATCTCACGGGAGAAGATCGGTGGGGGCACGTAGGTGAAACAGGCCCTCTCCGGCCCATGCCCACTCTGCCAAAACGAGATTGACTATATCTACCAGACAGAGAATATCCCATTCTTTTCGGATATTCTCATTATGTGCGGTCTCTGCGAGTCCTGTGGCTTCCGACTGACCGACACGATTATCCTCGCAGATCATGGACCGATACGTTTTGAGTTTCAGGTGCAGCGTGCTGATGACCTCTACACCCGTGTTATCCGGTCCACCTCTGGCAGGATCGAGATCCCCGAGCTTGGCGTAACTGTCGATCCCGGTCCGGCATGCAGTGGATTCATCTCCAATGTCGAAGGTGTGCTTGCACGGGTAGAGGATGCGATTAAAACTGTCCTTTTGTCAGCAGAAGCCGAAGAGCGACAAAAGGCCATCGAAGGTCTTGAAACACTTGCCAGTGCACGGAAAGGAGAAATACCATTTACCCTGATCATCGAAGATCCAAGTGGAAACAGCGCAATCATCAGCGATACTGCAACCCAGGCCCCGTTTGAACCGGAACCGGAGTGAGTGAACGGTGGAGACACTCTCCGCTTTTCTCATCTGCCTGCTTGCAATCACACTTGCCACAGCTTATTTCAGGATACCCCCGTTTCCGGCTCTTTTTGGCTCAGCTCTTCTCTTCGGATGGCTCGCCGGGCTGCCTTCCGATATCATTGTTGATGCTGCAGGCGCGGGAGCAGGCAGGATCTTCGCAATCCTCGGTGTCGCTGTCTTTGGCGGATCCGTCATTGCAGCATCTCTATCAGCTGGAAACAGCATTCCACGAATTCTCGCCGATATTAACGCTCTCTCACGGAGACCTGCGTTGCATGCCGGGCTCTCCGGGTGGCTGCTTGCTGTTCCCTTCATGTGCGCGATCACGCCGTTCCTTGTCCTTGCACCCCTCTTCAAAAGCTATACAGACAATTCCGCAGCAGTCGGCCGCCTCTTCTCCCTGGTTGCCGCAGGATCCGTTCTCTCCTTTGTCCTGATTGCTCCAGCACCCGTTATGGCAGCACTCATGCAGACCTTTGGGGCAGAACCTGCCCTGAACCTCATCACCATACCCCTCTCCCTCCTCCTCCTTGCAGGAATCATCGCTCTTCTCAGCCCGGCTACCAGGATGGATACGGAAGATACAGAGGTTTTGATGAGTTCCCGTTGGGCTGCATGGGCCCCGATAGCCATCCCGGTTCTGATCATCACTGCCGGGTTTCTCATTCCGGGAATCGGACTCCTCGGAACGCTCCCGGTGGCGCTTCTTGCCGGGGCACTGGTTGCAGTCCTTGGAATACCTGCAACGGCCCGGAGAAAAACAGTGACTGAAGGAACAAAGCATGCCGGCGTCATCATCTTTGACCTCTGCGGAGCCGGTGCTTTTGGAGCGGTCATCGCAGCAAGCACGTTTCCAGCCGATGTCTCAGGGATCCTCCTTTCAGCTGTTCCGGTTGTCTGTATCCCCTTCATCCTGGCAGCACTCATCCAGACCGCACAAGGGTCCCGCGTTGTCACTGCCGTTATTGCAGCCGACATCATTGCTGAGACGGCCATTCCAGACCTCATCCCCGCAGCTCCGCTTCTCCTGATGATCGCAGGGGGGACGATGGTGATCAGCTATGTCAGTGATCCCTTCTTCTGGCTCGTGAACAGAACATCAGGCGGGAGTATCAGGGAGACGGTGCTCACCTTCACCCTGCCACTGGCTGCTGCCGGATGCCTTGTCTTCGGGGTGGCGCTCCTTTTGATCTGAAGAGGAGAGGTGTATCAGGAGTAATCTGCTCATATGCCTGCACCGCCACTTTTTTGCGATCCCGGATTAAGAGGATGGTTTCATCACCTTCTCTCTCCGATAGATACTGGGGAAGTTATGTGAGAGACGAAGCCTTGAAGGAGCTGTTTGCCCGCTGGACACGGGAGAGGC is a window encoding:
- a CDS encoding GntP family permease produces the protein METLSAFLICLLAITLATAYFRIPPFPALFGSALLFGWLAGLPSDIIVDAAGAGAGRIFAILGVAVFGGSVIAASLSAGNSIPRILADINALSRRPALHAGLSGWLLAVPFMCAITPFLVLAPLFKSYTDNSAAVGRLFSLVAAGSVLSFVLIAPAPVMAALMQTFGAEPALNLITIPLSLLLLAGIIALLSPATRMDTEDTEVLMSSRWAAWAPIAIPVLIITAGFLIPGIGLLGTLPVALLAGALVAVLGIPATARRKTVTEGTKHAGVIIFDLCGAGAFGAVIAASTFPADVSGILLSAVPVVCIPFILAALIQTAQGSRVVTAVIAADIIAETAIPDLIPAAPLLLMIAGGTMVISYVSDPFFWLVNRTSGGSIRETVLTFTLPLAAAGCLVFGVALLLI
- a CDS encoding cell division protein SepF; the protein is MGFLESIIGGKGATPKEEEYMDLDLAAYETAATGEEPALMYVRIATISDLKDTPRIKDEVYNNNIVIIDIQKLKLDKITFERVMKDLKDVARDVNGDIIGIGDQRYVVVTPTSVKISREKIGGGT
- a CDS encoding ZPR1 zinc finger domain-containing protein, coding for MKQALSGPCPLCQNEIDYIYQTENIPFFSDILIMCGLCESCGFRLTDTIILADHGPIRFEFQVQRADDLYTRVIRSTSGRIEIPELGVTVDPGPACSGFISNVEGVLARVEDAIKTVLLSAEAEERQKAIEGLETLASARKGEIPFTLIIEDPSGNSAIISDTATQAPFEPEPE